Genomic window (Streptomyces yatensis):
CGCACCCGCCGGGCGCGGCGGCTCCGCCCGGGTGCACGACACCCTCACCGAGGGCAGCGCGGTGCGGGTGCGCGGGCCGCGCAACCACTTCGCGCTGCGCCCCGCGGCCCGCTATCTGTTCATCGCGGGCGGCATCGGCATCACGCCGCTCCTCCCCATGACGGCCGCCGCCGAGGCCGCGGGCGCCGACTGGCGGCTGCTGTACGGCGGGCGCACCCGCGCCTCGATGGCCTTCGCCGACCAGCTCACCGCCCGGTACGGCGGCAAGGTGCGCCTGGTGCCGCAGGACGAGGAGGGGCTGCTCGACCTCGCGCCGTATCTCGACACCCCGGCCGCCCACGGCACCCTCGTCTACTGCTGCGGTCCCGAACCGCTGCTCCGGGCCGCCGAGGAGGCGTGCCTCACCTGGCCGGACGGGGCCCTGCGCACCGAGCGCTTCCAGCCCCGTACGGACGCGGCGGACGCCGAACCGGCGGTCGGCGCCTTCGAGTTGGTGCTCACCCGCTCCGGGCTGACCCTCACCGTGGAGCCGGAGCGCAGTGTGCTGCGCACCGTCGAGGCGGCGGGGGTACCGGTTTTGTACTCCTGCGAGGAGGGCACGTGTGGGACGTGCGAGACGGATGTCGTCGAAGGAGAGGTGGACCACCACGACTCCGTGCTCACCGACGAGG
Coding sequences:
- a CDS encoding PDR/VanB family oxidoreductase; its protein translation is MTNSGGEYEDTLLVTGREEVASDVVALTLRHPTGRALPAWEPGAHLDLVLDPGPTRQYSLCGDPADRASWRIAVLRAPAGRGGSARVHDTLTEGSAVRVRGPRNHFALRPAARYLFIAGGIGITPLLPMTAAAEAAGADWRLLYGGRTRASMAFADQLTARYGGKVRLVPQDEEGLLDLAPYLDTPAAHGTLVYCCGPEPLLRAAEEACLTWPDGALRTERFQPRTDAADAEPAVGAFELVLTRSGLTLTVEPERSVLRTVEAAGVPVLYSCEEGTCGTCETDVVEGEVDHHDSVLTDEERASGETMMICVSRCRGPRLVLDL